The genomic segment CACGTTCAAGGGTCTGGGCTCGTTGCGGGCCGACATGCTCTGGGAATCCAAGCTCGGCCCCGACGAGGGAAACCCTTACCAGAACGAATGGAACGATCTGGTCGACGCCATCCGCAACAACAAGCCCTACAACGAGGTAAAACGGGGCGTTGAAACCAGCCTGGTAACGTCCATGGGCCGCATGGCTGCGCACACCGGGCGGATCGTCACTTACGATCAGATACTTAACTCCAAACACGAATTCGCCCCCTCCGTCGACAAGCTCACCATGAACGGCGCCGCGCCCCTGGTGGCCGACGCCAAAGGCAAGTATCCCGTGCCGCAGCCGGGAATTGTCACCCAGCAGGAGTATTGAGGCGCGCTGTAAAGCGAGAGCGGGCGTCGCCACTTTTCCGCCGGCTACTGGAACTTGAGGTGTTCTTGCGCTCTGCCGGCCTGATAGGCGGCTGAGGTCGCGGTGAAACGGTCGGCGAGCGAGCCGACGATCGTCAGCGGACGCGGCGCGACTAGACCGAGGGCTTCCGGCACGTCGCAAATGCGCAGCACGTTCAGGAATTGCGGCGCCGTCGAGTCCATGTGCGTGGTCGGGGGAGACACGAGCGTCACGCGGGCGATTTCGGGCGTCCAGATCGCGGCATACGCGGCAATCAGCCCGGCCGCCCCCTTTCCGGCGACCTCAACCGCTGCCGGGCGGGCGGATTGTTCCGACCGAGATCGGCTCGATAGGTACTTGGCCGCAGCCGCTACATCCCAAACCCGGCCCGTGTCAACCGTTCGCCCCAAGAGCGCATGAGATCGTTCGACGTAGTTGGGCGGATTCTTTCGCGTCCATCTCGTGGCGCCAATCCCGCGTGGCTCGCAATAAACGACGGCCTGGTCCGCCGCTGCGATCTTCGTGCTCCAGTCGGGCGTGGTGCCGGCTTCGTCGGCGTTGAGCACGACCAGCAGCACGCTACTTGCCCCCTTGGAAATGGTCTTCTCCGCATAACGGAGCCGAAACTCGATTCCTTGCTCGGATTGCATCCGCTCTGTCAGCTTGTCGATATCCGCTAGTCGCCTTGCCGCGGGAATGGTGTCCGGGAAATAGCCGAAACTGACTCGCCGAAGCTCGTCAACGAGTCCTCGCTTCCAATCGTCCAGTTTTCCCGGCTCGGGAGCCGGGACTTTCGCGATCGGCACAAATTGTTCGTCGATCGTCTTGTTGATCGAGTCGCTCGGCAGGTCTGCGTCAGCGGGGAATACGCGCAGCCGCTCTGGAGCAATGGGGTATGATCCCGGATCATTTCCCTCGCTGACCAGATCGACTTCGGTGTCGAGCACCGGTCGTGCATCGCCCTTCAATTGCGCGTTGATGAATCGGAACGAAGCCTGACGGATGTCCCTGCGATAAGCATGCTCGCCAACGCTGACCACGGCGTCCACTTGATCGCTCGCTCCGTAGAGGCTGTAGAGCCGCTTCAATCGGTTGATGACCCGTTCATTCGCGTCCATCGGGAAGTACACGTCGTGGTCGCTGTTCACGAACAGCAAGGCTCGCGGCGCGATCAGCCCCGCGATCCGCGTCCACGGCCACTGGAACGTGTTGTGGATGAACATGCAGTCGCAGTGGCGATTGATTGTGCGATTCGGCACGTACGATTCAAGATCGGCCATGCCGCTAACTGGCACAGCCACCTTGATGCGTTCGTCGAGGGCCGCGATCCAGAATGTAGCCGCGCCGCCCCCGCTGATGCCAGTGACTGCGATCCGTTGCGGATCGACATCGGGCCGGCCGATCAAGTAATCGACGCCGCGCACCCCGTTCCAAGCCTCGACGCCGGCCGGCGTATAGCCCCGCGAGTGCCACCACCAACGTTCCAGGCTATATGTGCCATGATGGAACGAGGCGATCTCTCCCAGCTCGACCGTATCGACCACGAGACAGATATAGCCATGCCGGGCGAACCAGATGCCATGCGACTGATAGGCAACCTTGTTTCCATTGCGCCCGCGACCGGAGTGGCCGCACACGTAGAGGATGGCAGGCAGTTTTTTCCCCGGCTCGACGACCGACGGACGGTAAAGATTGCCGGTGACATAAAGCCGCGGCCGGCTCTGATAATGGAGCATTTCGACGACATAGCCGTCGCCCTTGAAGGCGCCCGTGATTTTGGCGTCTAGTGGCGTTTTTTCGGGCAGCGGTGAAAGCCCGAGCATATACGCATATTCCTTGGCGTGTTGCGGCCGCTTGGCTTCCCAATCGGCGAGCGACGTGGTGTCGTCAGAAAGCCGAGCGGAGATCTTTTCGGTCTCTTGCCTGAGATACTCCTGTATCATCGCGTCGCCGGGCGAGTCGCGGTCCGGCGCGCCGAACGATTGGGCGTGAACCGGAGTGGCCGACGCTTCCAATCCTCCGATCAAGATGGCGAGCTGCAGAATCAACAAACGCGGCCGGCTTTTCATGGAAACGTCTCTGAGGAGATTACATATCAGAAGGCGACGCTTTGCCAGCCACGATGGTCGCAACAGCGAACAGCATTGACAGGCTAAAGCGAAAACGAGCGGCGCGAGGCCTTCGGCGGGTCAGCTTTGGGGCGCTCGTCTGGCACGACCCATTATCCGCAACCGCAGCCGGCCGGAGCAAGGCTGCCGAAGCCGGTGTTTACGGCGCTGGCTGATCGGGGGGTGAAGAACTGCACAGGTCTATTTTCTGCTTCTATCGTAGCCAATTCACCATCCGCTCGCCCTTCATATTGTAATGGAGTTCGACTAGCCGCCCGTTGAAGTCAACTTGGACAAGGAACAACGGGCTTCGATTCTCCAACACCGGCGTAATCGAGATGATCGTCCCGATCTGATCTCGCTGGGCGTTCTTTGCGATGTCGAGCAACGAAGCGTGGCTCAGGGCCAGCAGAGTCAACTGTTCGGAGGCCCGAGAAACGTGCGCCACGTCCTTGAAGCTTTCGACCTCAGGAGTCCATTTTTCGGCCAGAGGACTGCCGGCCAATTCGTTCAACACATTTTTTTCCGCGGGAGTGGCCAGCCCTTTTTCCGCCGTATCTACGGACAGCGAGAGCTTTCCATCCTCGATCTCGAAT from the Pirellulales bacterium genome contains:
- a CDS encoding prolyl oligopeptidase family serine peptidase, translating into MKSRPRLLILQLAILIGGLEASATPVHAQSFGAPDRDSPGDAMIQEYLRQETEKISARLSDDTTSLADWEAKRPQHAKEYAYMLGLSPLPEKTPLDAKITGAFKGDGYVVEMLHYQSRPRLYVTGNLYRPSVVEPGKKLPAILYVCGHSGRGRNGNKVAYQSHGIWFARHGYICLVVDTVELGEIASFHHGTYSLERWWWHSRGYTPAGVEAWNGVRGVDYLIGRPDVDPQRIAVTGISGGGAATFWIAALDERIKVAVPVSGMADLESYVPNRTINRHCDCMFIHNTFQWPWTRIAGLIAPRALLFVNSDHDVYFPMDANERVINRLKRLYSLYGASDQVDAVVSVGEHAYRRDIRQASFRFINAQLKGDARPVLDTEVDLVSEGNDPGSYPIAPERLRVFPADADLPSDSINKTIDEQFVPIAKVPAPEPGKLDDWKRGLVDELRRVSFGYFPDTIPAARRLADIDKLTERMQSEQGIEFRLRYAEKTISKGASSVLLVVLNADEAGTTPDWSTKIAAADQAVVYCEPRGIGATRWTRKNPPNYVERSHALLGRTVDTGRVWDVAAAAKYLSSRSRSEQSARPAAVEVAGKGAAGLIAAYAAIWTPEIARVTLVSPPTTHMDSTAPQFLNVLRICDVPEALGLVAPRPLTIVGSLADRFTATSAAYQAGRAQEHLKFQ